The Muricauda sp. SCSIO 65647 genome includes a region encoding these proteins:
- a CDS encoding zinc ribbon domain-containing protein: MAKKKEATVEEKLRALYDLQLIDSRVDEIRSVRGELPLEVEDLEDEVQGLKTRIDKLKTDVETVNYEISAKKNMIEESKALIKKYTEQQKNVRNSREFNSLSKEIEFQELEIQLAEKNIKEFKAQIEQKKEVVADTKEKLNEREAHLKHKKGELDAILAETEKEEKALLKKSEEFEEKIEERLVKAYKRIRHNVKNGLAVVPVERGASGGSFFTIPPQVQVEIASRKKIITDEHSGRILVDPMLAEEEQQKMEVLFEKL, translated from the coding sequence ATGGCAAAGAAAAAAGAAGCAACCGTAGAGGAAAAATTGAGAGCCCTTTACGATTTGCAACTGATAGACTCACGTGTTGATGAGATTCGCAGCGTCAGGGGCGAACTGCCTTTAGAAGTAGAGGATCTAGAAGATGAGGTGCAGGGTCTTAAGACCCGCATCGACAAACTTAAGACCGATGTTGAGACTGTCAATTATGAAATCTCGGCCAAAAAAAACATGATTGAAGAATCGAAGGCTTTGATCAAAAAATATACCGAGCAACAAAAAAATGTTCGCAATAGCCGTGAGTTCAATTCATTGAGCAAAGAAATTGAATTTCAAGAACTTGAAATTCAATTGGCCGAAAAGAACATCAAAGAATTCAAAGCTCAAATTGAGCAGAAAAAAGAGGTTGTCGCAGATACCAAAGAGAAACTGAACGAAAGAGAAGCACACCTCAAGCACAAAAAAGGAGAGCTCGATGCCATCTTGGCTGAAACTGAAAAGGAAGAAAAGGCCCTACTTAAAAAATCAGAGGAATTTGAAGAAAAAATTGAGGAAAGATTGGTAAAAGCCTATAAGCGCATTCGCCACAATGTCAAGAACGGTTTGGCAGTGGTACCCGTAGAACGAGGCGCTTCAGGTGGTTCTTTCTTCACAATACCCCCACAAGTTCAGGTTGAGATCGCGTCACGTAAAAAAATCATCACTGACGAGCACAGCGGCCGTATTTTGGTAGATCCGATGTTGGCTGAAGAAGAGCAGCAAAAAATGGAAGTACTCTTCGAAAAGCTATAG
- a CDS encoding FAD-dependent oxidoreductase, whose product MSQGPKNIAIVGSGLVGSLLAIYLRKFGHKVTIFDRRPDIRTIDFSGRSINLAMSNRGWKALREVGIENEVRKIAIPLYRRAMHVNDSPLFFQDYGKEGEAIWSISRGVLNRKMIDLAEQKGAVFRFNEKVWDVDLPEAKLYTGETEKSEWEEYDFDIVFGCDGAFSRIRHKMQRRSRFDYSQDFIDVGYKELTIPANDDGTHKLDKNSFHIWPRGRFMLIAMPNIDGSFTCTLFLPFEGEVSFEKLTTKKKAKTFFKEHFPNVRKVIDNLIDDFFKNPTSALVTMKCYPWTYWDKVALVGDSAHAIVPFYGQGMNAGFEDIFVLSQLMKKHGDDWGSIFREYEQQRKLNADAIAELSYRNFVEMSSKTANPNFLLQKKIEKWFAERHPDKWIPVYSRVTFSERPYAEALAIGDHQEKIMQEVMKLPNIGEKWNSEEIEQKILSFL is encoded by the coding sequence ATGTCACAAGGCCCCAAGAACATTGCCATTGTAGGATCGGGCTTGGTAGGTTCGTTGTTGGCCATTTATCTCAGGAAATTTGGCCACAAAGTGACCATTTTCGACCGACGACCAGATATCAGAACCATTGATTTTTCGGGACGCTCCATCAATTTGGCCATGAGCAATAGGGGATGGAAGGCACTTCGTGAAGTGGGTATCGAAAATGAGGTTCGAAAAATTGCCATTCCACTTTACCGCAGGGCAATGCACGTGAACGATAGCCCCTTGTTTTTTCAAGATTACGGAAAAGAAGGTGAGGCCATTTGGTCAATCTCGCGGGGCGTATTGAACCGCAAGATGATTGATTTGGCAGAGCAAAAGGGAGCCGTTTTTAGATTTAATGAAAAGGTATGGGACGTTGACCTTCCAGAAGCTAAATTGTATACAGGCGAAACCGAAAAAAGTGAGTGGGAAGAATACGACTTTGACATAGTTTTTGGCTGTGATGGTGCTTTCTCTAGAATCAGGCATAAAATGCAGCGTCGTAGCCGATTTGATTACTCACAAGACTTTATCGATGTAGGGTATAAAGAGTTGACCATACCGGCAAATGATGACGGTACCCATAAGTTGGACAAAAATTCATTTCATATTTGGCCCCGTGGCAGGTTCATGCTCATTGCAATGCCCAATATCGACGGTAGTTTTACCTGTACCCTCTTTTTGCCTTTTGAAGGAGAGGTGTCGTTTGAGAAGTTGACCACCAAAAAGAAGGCTAAAACTTTTTTTAAAGAGCATTTTCCCAATGTCAGAAAGGTTATCGATAACCTAATAGATGATTTTTTTAAAAACCCCACCAGTGCTTTGGTGACCATGAAATGCTATCCTTGGACGTATTGGGACAAGGTGGCCCTTGTGGGTGATTCGGCGCATGCTATCGTACCCTTTTATGGTCAGGGTATGAATGCCGGTTTTGAGGATATTTTTGTACTGAGCCAGTTGATGAAAAAGCATGGTGATGACTGGGGGTCAATTTTTAGGGAATATGAACAACAACGTAAGCTCAATGCAGATGCCATTGCGGAACTCAGTTATCGAAACTTTGTGGAAATGAGCAGCAAAACGGCAAATCCAAATTTTCTGTTACAAAAGAAAATTGAAAAATGGTTTGCAGAAAGGCATCCTGACAAATGGATACCTGTTTATAGTAGGGTGACCTTTTCAGAAAGGCCTTATGCAGAAGCCTTGGCCATAGGCGACCATCAAGAAAAAATCATGCAAGAAGTGATGAAACTTCCCAATATAGGGGAAAAATGGAACTCTGAAGAAATCGAACAGAAGATATTGTCATTTCTCTAA
- a CDS encoding ClpP family protease: MGSEKGKVQELIQGRLLEERRVFLWGMVDDSSAKHVIDRLLYLDLVNNKEIQLIINSPGGYVTSGFAIYDTLKQIKSPVSTICSGLAASMGSILLSAGKKGRRFIQPHARVMIHQPSGGAQGQASNIEIQAREIIKTKELGAKILAENCGQDFEKVMKDFDRDYWMGAEESVEYGIVDKILE, encoded by the coding sequence ATGGGTTCAGAAAAAGGAAAAGTACAAGAATTGATACAAGGGCGGTTATTGGAAGAACGCAGGGTGTTTCTTTGGGGCATGGTAGATGATAGCTCTGCCAAACATGTCATTGACCGGCTATTGTATCTTGACCTTGTCAACAATAAGGAAATTCAACTTATCATCAATAGCCCCGGAGGATATGTTACCTCCGGTTTCGCAATTTATGATACCCTGAAACAAATAAAGAGTCCGGTGTCAACGATTTGCTCAGGATTGGCTGCCTCAATGGGGTCTATACTGTTATCTGCCGGTAAGAAGGGAAGAAGATTCATTCAGCCCCATGCACGGGTCATGATTCATCAGCCAAGTGGTGGAGCACAGGGCCAAGCCTCGAACATTGAAATCCAGGCACGGGAAATCATCAAGACCAAAGAATTGGGCGCCAAGATATTGGCCGAAAACTGTGGACAGGATTTTGAAAAAGTGATGAAAGATTTTGACCGTGATTACTGGATGGGAGCAGAAGAATCGGTTGAATATGGAATCGTCGATAAGATTTTGGAATAG
- a CDS encoding Calx-beta domain-containing protein, with translation MKSKTTPRFKTPVFLLLLLISMASFGQVQTPFTPRYSETINGDVTIIANNVLSRHATNAYNGSDGNHDFSNNVFVDIDSDASTFNSSSANFSNPAPAVSCLNFKKVFLYWAAADKEYDNYDPDDDDGTGTGSSSDEPSWNYNQVKLMLPGQTTYTTITADEVLYRGRDDHFVNDPYVCVKDITTEIQGLTNPYGKFQVANVKATEGDLYSHGGGHTGTSGGWQIVFVYESTELLGKNVTLFDGYVHITQSQGEVEFDFNGFQTVPNGNVNADIVLGSLEGDRDIPGDQLQIFDTNGVWSNLSTTLRDENNFFNSRITIDNQNYTDRNPASTNTLGFDAAVFDLKNGGNKFIDNNQTSARLRITSDQETYGVYLIGLSVEVYEPSLGALNFTSSSSGGGFNPGDQVQMTLSIENSGNDDIQDLEIFTTLPPEVDFVDTETLPPGVTHNFNSTTRELRFFVPNGNTDVGNPLYTLDFNVLIKDQCYFLESACSATFAMQATATFRGVTNTNPVTTDSSGTTDSCGIGNHDPTIVDINQPDQVNWITAADALNRTVSCDDTAALNAAQALEPQTEFCNFTLNKVAGSFAPNPGCDSEGTYTNTFTFTDACGRVSDTFTQVITIEDIEDPSFVEALPSDTVAPYDNIPSPATLTATDNCDTNASVNFNETYIGDNSSTTYTIVRTWTASDCAGNSIQHIQNIFVTEDGDPLGLSINDITVNENVGTATLQVTHVGFIASGFTVNYDTADGDAVEPGDYVQASNALSFVGSHGEVMNIDITINDDSVIEFTEAFNVNLSSGTNTPPINDNSGEITILDNDGGGSNGIAFDATSVTVNEGDGTATFTVRLTGNVQGGFTVDYATNDGSAGEPGDYTDVSGTLNFTGNDGESYDITVPIIDDSLIEPTEDFTVLLDNLSTTLIGINGDTATGNILDNDGGGSNGIAFDATSVTVNEGDGTATFTVRLTGNVQGGFTVDYATNDGSAGEPGDYTDVSGTLNFTGNDGESYDITVPIIDDSLIEPTEDFTVLLDNLSTTLIGINGDTATGNILDNDGGGSNGIAFDATSVTVNEGDGTATFTVRLTGNVQGGFTVDYATNDGSAGEPGDYTDVSGTLNFTGNDGESYDITVPIIDDSLIEPTEDFTVLLDNLSTTLIGINGDTATGNILDNDGGGSNGIAFDATSVTVNEGDGTATFTVRLTGNVGGVHRGLRHQRR, from the coding sequence ATGAAAAGCAAAACTACCCCTCGATTCAAAACACCGGTATTTTTATTGTTGCTGTTGATCTCAATGGCTTCCTTTGGTCAAGTTCAGACTCCTTTTACACCAAGATATTCGGAGACCATAAATGGAGATGTGACCATTATAGCGAACAATGTTTTGTCTCGCCATGCCACCAATGCATATAATGGCTCTGATGGCAATCATGACTTTTCAAACAACGTATTCGTTGATATAGATTCTGATGCCAGCACCTTTAACTCAAGTAGTGCAAACTTTTCTAATCCTGCACCAGCAGTAAGCTGCTTGAACTTCAAAAAGGTGTTTTTGTATTGGGCAGCCGCCGATAAAGAGTATGACAATTATGATCCCGATGACGATGATGGAACAGGTACAGGTTCTAGCAGTGATGAACCTTCATGGAATTATAATCAAGTTAAACTCATGCTCCCTGGTCAAACAACCTATACAACCATTACTGCCGACGAAGTACTCTATCGGGGTCGTGATGACCATTTTGTCAATGATCCCTATGTCTGTGTAAAAGATATCACAACAGAGATACAGGGGTTGACAAATCCATATGGCAAGTTTCAGGTTGCGAACGTAAAGGCCACTGAGGGTGACCTCTACTCACATGGGGGCGGCCATACCGGTACTTCTGGCGGATGGCAAATAGTCTTTGTATATGAAAGCACCGAGCTTCTCGGTAAAAATGTGACCCTTTTTGATGGCTATGTTCACATCACACAAAGTCAAGGTGAAGTAGAGTTCGATTTTAATGGCTTTCAAACCGTACCCAATGGCAATGTCAATGCAGATATCGTCTTGGGTTCATTAGAGGGTGATCGTGACATACCAGGTGATCAATTGCAAATTTTTGACACCAATGGTGTATGGTCAAATCTCTCCACCACTTTAAGGGATGAAAACAATTTTTTTAATAGTCGAATCACCATTGATAACCAAAACTATACCGATAGAAATCCTGCTAGTACCAATACCCTTGGATTTGATGCTGCCGTTTTTGATCTAAAAAATGGTGGTAATAAATTTATCGATAATAACCAGACATCTGCGAGACTGAGAATTACCTCAGACCAAGAAACCTACGGGGTTTATCTTATTGGCTTAAGTGTTGAAGTCTATGAGCCAAGTCTCGGTGCCTTGAATTTCACCTCGTCCTCTTCTGGAGGAGGTTTTAATCCTGGCGACCAAGTTCAAATGACCTTAAGTATTGAAAACTCTGGCAATGATGATATTCAAGACCTTGAAATATTTACAACCTTGCCTCCAGAGGTTGATTTTGTAGATACAGAAACCCTACCCCCTGGTGTAACGCACAACTTCAATTCTACCACAAGGGAATTGCGATTTTTCGTTCCAAACGGAAATACTGATGTTGGAAATCCGTTATACACACTCGATTTCAATGTTCTGATTAAAGATCAGTGCTACTTTTTAGAGTCTGCTTGCTCAGCAACTTTTGCGATGCAAGCAACAGCTACATTTAGGGGTGTCACCAATACAAATCCAGTAACCACTGACAGTTCGGGTACAACAGATTCTTGTGGCATTGGCAATCACGACCCAACGATTGTTGACATTAATCAACCCGATCAAGTCAATTGGATCACGGCTGCCGATGCTTTGAACAGAACCGTTTCTTGTGATGACACAGCAGCATTAAATGCCGCACAGGCACTCGAACCCCAAACAGAATTCTGTAATTTCACACTTAATAAGGTAGCCGGAAGCTTTGCGCCCAATCCTGGTTGTGATTCAGAAGGCACATATACCAATACTTTTACCTTTACAGATGCCTGTGGTAGGGTCAGTGATACTTTTACCCAAGTCATCACTATTGAAGACATAGAAGATCCAAGTTTCGTTGAGGCGCTTCCAAGCGATACGGTTGCTCCTTATGATAACATTCCATCTCCAGCAACCTTAACGGCTACCGATAATTGCGATACGAACGCATCGGTCAATTTCAATGAAACCTATATAGGCGACAATTCCAGCACTACCTATACCATTGTTAGAACATGGACGGCCTCTGACTGTGCCGGAAACTCGATACAACATATACAGAATATCTTCGTGACCGAAGATGGCGACCCGCTCGGTCTTTCCATAAATGATATTACCGTAAACGAAAATGTGGGAACCGCTACCCTTCAGGTTACCCATGTCGGTTTTATAGCAAGTGGGTTCACAGTAAACTACGATACCGCTGACGGAGATGCCGTCGAACCGGGTGATTATGTACAGGCTTCGAACGCATTATCTTTTGTAGGCTCGCATGGCGAGGTGATGAACATTGATATCACTATCAACGACGATTCGGTCATTGAATTTACCGAAGCTTTTAACGTAAACCTGTCTTCGGGCACCAACACCCCCCCCATTAATGACAACTCGGGTGAAATAACCATACTGGACAACGACGGCGGCGGGTCGAACGGCATAGCCTTCGACGCCACCAGCGTCACCGTGAACGAGGGCGACGGAACGGCGACCTTCACCGTCAGGCTCACGGGCAACGTACAGGGGGGGTTCACCGTGGACTACGCCACCAACGACGGTAGCGCGGGAGAGCCCGGCGACTACACCGACGTCAGCGGGACGCTCAACTTCACCGGCAACGACGGCGAGAGCTACGACATCACCGTGCCCATCATCGACGACAGCCTGATCGAGCCCACCGAGGACTTCACCGTGCTGCTGGACAACCTGTCGACCACCCTGATAGGCATCAACGGCGACACCGCCACGGGCAACATACTGGACAACGACGGCGGCGGGTCGAACGGCATAGCCTTCGACGCCACCAGCGTCACCGTGAACGAGGGCGACGGAACGGCCACCTTCACCGTCAGGCTCACGGGCAACGTACAGGGGGGGTTCACCGTGGACTACGCCACCAACGACGGTAGCGCGGGAGAGCCCGGCGACTACACCGACGTCAGCGGGACGCTCAACTTCACCGGCAACGACGGCGAGAGCTACGACATCACCGTGCCCATCATCGACGACAGCCTGATCGAGCCCACCGAGGACTTCACCGTGCTGCTGGACAACCTGTCGACCACCCTGATAGGCATCAACGGCGACACCGCCACGGGCAACATACTGGACAACGACGGCGGCGGGTCGAACGGCATAGCCTTCGACGCCACCAGCGTCACCGTGAACGAGGGCGACGGAACGGCGACCTTCACCGTCAGGCTCACGGGCAACGTACAGGGGGGGTTCACCGTGGACTACGCCACCAACGACGGTAGCGCGGGAGAGCCCGGCGACTACACCGACGTCAGCGGGACGCTCAACTTCACCGGCAACGACGGCGAGAGCTACGACATCACCGTGCCCATCATCGACGACAGCCTGATCGAGCCCACCGAGGACTTCACCGTGCTGCTGGACAACCTGTCGACCACCCTGATAGGCATCAACGGCGACACCGCCACGGGCAACATACTGGACAACGACGGCGGCGGGTCGAACGGCATAGCCTTCGACGCCACCAGCGTCACCGTGAACGAGGGCGACGGAACGGCCACCTTCACCGTCAGGCTCACGGGCAACGTAGGGGGGGTTCACCGTGGACTACGCCACCAACGACGGTAG
- a CDS encoding Calx-beta domain-containing protein, translating into MDYATNDGSAGEPGDYTDVSGTLNFTGNDGESYDITVPIIDDSLIEPTEDFTVLLDNLSTTLIGINGDTATGNILDNDGGGSNGIAFDATSVTVNEGDGTATFTVRLTGNVQGGFTVDYATNDGSAGEPGDYTDVSGTLNFTGNDGESYDITVPIIDDSLIEPTEDFTVLLDNLSTTLIGINGDTATGNILDNDGGGSNGIAFDATSVTVNEGDGTATFTVRLTGNVQGGFTVDYATNDGSAGEPGDYTDVSGTLNFTGNDGESYDITVPIIDDSLIEPTEDFTVLLDNLSTTLIGINGDTATGNILDNDGGGSNGIAFDATSVTVNEGDGTATFTVRLTGNVQGGFTVDYATNDGSAGEPGDYTDVSGTLNFTGNDGESYDITVPIIDDSLIEPTEDFTVLLDNLSTTLIGINGDTATGNILDNDGGGSNGIAFDATSVTVNEGDGTATFTVRLTGNVQGGFTVDYATNDGSAGEPGDYTDVSGTLNFTGNDGESYDITVPIIDDSLIEPTEDFTVLLDNLSTP; encoded by the coding sequence GTGGACTACGCCACCAACGACGGTAGCGCGGGAGAGCCCGGCGACTACACCGACGTCAGCGGGACGCTCAACTTCACCGGCAACGACGGCGAGAGCTACGACATCACCGTGCCCATCATCGACGACAGCCTGATCGAGCCCACCGAGGACTTCACCGTGCTGCTGGACAACCTGTCGACCACCCTGATAGGCATCAACGGCGACACCGCCACGGGCAACATACTGGACAACGACGGCGGCGGGTCGAACGGCATAGCCTTCGACGCCACCAGCGTCACCGTGAACGAGGGCGACGGAACGGCCACCTTCACCGTCAGGCTCACGGGCAACGTACAGGGGGGGTTCACCGTGGACTACGCCACCAACGACGGTAGCGCGGGAGAGCCCGGCGACTACACCGACGTCAGCGGGACGCTCAACTTCACCGGCAACGACGGCGAGAGCTACGACATCACCGTGCCCATCATCGACGACAGCCTGATCGAGCCCACCGAGGACTTCACCGTGCTGCTGGACAACCTGTCGACCACCCTGATAGGCATCAACGGCGACACCGCCACGGGCAACATACTGGACAACGACGGCGGCGGGTCGAACGGCATAGCCTTCGACGCCACCAGCGTCACCGTGAACGAGGGCGACGGAACGGCGACCTTCACCGTCAGGCTCACGGGCAACGTACAGGGGGGGTTCACCGTGGACTACGCCACCAACGACGGTAGCGCGGGAGAGCCCGGCGACTACACCGACGTCAGCGGGACGCTCAACTTCACCGGCAACGACGGCGAGAGCTACGACATCACCGTGCCCATCATCGACGACAGCCTGATCGAGCCCACCGAGGACTTCACCGTGCTGCTGGACAACCTGTCGACCACCCTGATAGGCATCAACGGCGACACCGCCACGGGCAACATACTGGACAACGACGGCGGCGGGTCGAACGGCATAGCCTTCGACGCCACCAGCGTCACCGTGAACGAGGGCGACGGAACGGCCACCTTCACCGTCAGGCTCACGGGCAACGTACAGGGGGGGTTCACCGTGGACTACGCCACCAACGACGGTAGCGCGGGAGAGCCCGGCGACTACACCGACGTCAGCGGGACGCTCAACTTCACCGGCAACGACGGCGAGAGCTACGACATCACCGTGCCCATCATCGACGACAGCCTGATCGAGCCCACCGAGGACTTCACCGTGCTGCTGGACAACCTGTCGACAACCCTGATAGGCATCAACGGCGACACCGCCACGGGCAACATACTGGACAACGACGGCGGCGGGTCGAACGGCATAGCCTTCGACGCCACCAGCGTCACCGTGAACGAGGGCGACGGAACGGCGACCTTCACCGTCAGGCTCACGGGCAACGTACAGGGGGGGTTCACCGTGGACTACGCCACCAACGACGGTAGCGCGGGAGAGCCCGGCGACTACACCGACGTCAGCGGGACGCTCAACTTCACCGGCAACGACGGCGAGAGCTACGACATCACCGTGCCCATCATCGACGACAGCCTGATCGAGCCCACCGAGGACTTCACCGTGCTGCTGGACAACCTGTCGACACCCTGA
- a CDS encoding Calx-beta domain-containing protein, with product MAFDATSVTVNEGDGTATFTVRLTGNVQGGFTVDYATNDGSAGEPGDYTDVSGTLNFTGNDGESYDITVPIIDDSLIEPTEDFTVLLDNLSTTLIGINGDTATGNILDNDGGGRTA from the coding sequence ATAGCCTTCGACGCCACCAGCGTCACCGTGAACGAGGGCGACGGAACGGCGACCTTCACCGTCAGGCTCACGGGCAACGTACAGGGGGGGTTCACCGTGGACTACGCCACCAACGACGGTAGCGCGGGAGAGCCCGGCGACTACACCGACGTCAGCGGGACGCTCAACTTCACCGGCAACGACGGCGAGAGCTACGACATCACCGTGCCCATCATCGACGACAGCCTGATCGAGCCCACCGAGGACTTCACCGTGCTGCTGGACAACCTGTCGACCACCCTGATAGGCATCAACGGCGACACCGCCACGGGCAACATACTGGACAACGACGGCGGGGGTCGAACGGCATAG
- a CDS encoding Calx-beta domain-containing protein, whose product MDYATNDGSAGEPGDYTDVSGTLNFTGNDGESYDITVPIIDDSLIEPTEDFTVLLDNLSTNPDRHQRRHRHGQHTGQRRRRVERHSLRRHQRHRERGRRNGHLHRQAHGQRTGGVHRGLRHQRR is encoded by the coding sequence GTGGACTACGCCACCAACGACGGTAGCGCGGGAGAGCCCGGCGACTACACCGACGTCAGCGGGACGCTCAACTTCACCGGCAACGACGGCGAGAGCTACGACATCACCGTGCCCATCATCGACGACAGCCTGATCGAGCCCACCGAGGACTTCACCGTGCTGCTGGACAACCTGTCGACCAACCCTGATAGGCATCAACGGCGACACCGCCACGGGCAACATACTGGACAACGACGGCGGCGGGTCGAACGGCATAGCCTTCGACGCCACCAGCGTCACCGTGAACGAGGGCGACGGAACGGCCACCTTCACCGTCAGGCTCACGGGCAACGTACAGGGGGGGTTCACCGTGGACTACGCCACCAACGACGGTAG